Proteins found in one Lysinibacillus fusiformis genomic segment:
- a CDS encoding DUF1700 domain-containing protein, which produces MDRASYLKQLRGKLRRLPAHELDAALAYYEEYFEEAGEENEHQVISQLGSPSHVASQILADFALKDLETSSAKSTKKNMSAIWLIILAILSAPLSLPLLATAIALIFSFGAVIISLIFAIVATVISIFVGGVAAMISGFLILTEHWPTALLFMGVGLIVTGLGVLLFPIVARVIKKTVVVSVETLGRLFHKMTKKRKKGDF; this is translated from the coding sequence ATGGATAGAGCAAGCTATTTGAAACAGCTACGAGGAAAATTACGTCGGCTTCCTGCGCATGAGTTAGATGCTGCGCTTGCCTATTATGAAGAATACTTTGAGGAAGCAGGAGAGGAAAATGAGCATCAGGTCATTTCACAACTTGGCTCTCCTTCACATGTTGCCTCGCAAATATTAGCTGATTTCGCATTAAAGGATTTGGAAACCTCCTCGGCAAAATCAACCAAAAAGAATATGTCTGCTATTTGGCTCATTATTCTAGCTATACTGTCTGCGCCCCTTTCATTGCCATTACTTGCAACAGCCATTGCACTTATCTTTTCATTTGGCGCAGTTATTATCAGCTTAATCTTTGCTATTGTCGCAACAGTTATTAGTATTTTTGTCGGTGGCGTTGCGGCTATGATTTCAGGTTTCTTAATTTTAACAGAGCATTGGCCGACTGCGTTGCTCTTTATGGGTGTCGGGTTAATCGTAACGGGCTTAGGTGTCCTACTTTTCCCAATTGTTGCTCGTGTTATCAAGAAAACCGTTGTTGTCTCTGTTGAAACATTAGGAAGACTATTCCACAAAATGACAAAGAAGCGAAAAAAGGGGGACTTCTAA
- a CDS encoding PadR family transcriptional regulator, producing the protein MTFQLGSALLDACVLAIVDKEDAYGYSLTQQVQSVMEISESTLYPVLRRLQKAHYLTTYDQPYQGRNRRYYQITEQGRIRLLELLKEWQVYKEKVDCVLLGGNLDG; encoded by the coding sequence ATGACATTTCAGCTTGGTTCAGCTTTACTTGATGCTTGTGTACTGGCTATTGTCGACAAAGAGGACGCCTATGGTTATTCTTTAACGCAGCAGGTACAATCAGTCATGGAGATTTCAGAGTCTACACTGTATCCTGTATTACGCCGCTTACAAAAAGCGCATTATTTAACAACGTACGATCAGCCTTATCAAGGAAGAAATAGACGCTATTATCAAATTACAGAGCAAGGACGTATACGATTATTAGAGCTATTAAAAGAATGGCAAGTGTATAAGGAAAAGGTTGATTGTGTACTTTTAGGAGGGAATTTAGATGGATAG
- the panB gene encoding 3-methyl-2-oxobutanoate hydroxymethyltransferase encodes MKTTTDFLKMKAAGEKIVMVTAYDYPAAKFAEDAGVEMILVGDSLGMVVLGYDSTMPVTVADMVHHAKAVRRGAKDTFMVVDMPFGSYHGDVNETLKTAIAMMQQTGADALKVEGAGEVIPVIRKLTSAGIPVVAHLGLLPQSAGVLGGYKVQGKTAEQAATLIEEAKQCEEAGACAVVLECIPHQLTEIVSASLVIPTIGIGAGVEADGQVLVYHDMLSYGSHHVPKFVQQFADMGKEASTGMIRYVEEVKAGTFPAPKHFFTMKEEALDQLYGGVK; translated from the coding sequence ATGAAAACGACGACAGATTTTTTAAAGATGAAAGCGGCGGGCGAGAAAATCGTGATGGTGACGGCCTATGATTATCCAGCTGCTAAATTCGCGGAAGACGCTGGTGTTGAGATGATACTAGTCGGGGATTCACTTGGAATGGTTGTGCTCGGCTATGATTCTACAATGCCCGTGACTGTAGCGGATATGGTTCATCATGCAAAAGCAGTAAGACGAGGGGCAAAGGATACGTTTATGGTCGTTGATATGCCATTTGGTTCTTATCATGGCGATGTCAATGAGACACTAAAAACAGCCATTGCGATGATGCAACAAACAGGAGCAGATGCTTTAAAGGTTGAGGGAGCAGGAGAGGTTATACCTGTCATTCGTAAATTAACGTCAGCTGGTATTCCAGTAGTAGCTCATTTAGGTTTATTGCCACAATCAGCGGGAGTCCTTGGTGGTTATAAGGTGCAAGGGAAAACAGCTGAACAGGCGGCTACACTGATTGAAGAAGCAAAACAATGCGAAGAGGCTGGTGCATGTGCAGTCGTGTTAGAATGTATTCCTCATCAGCTAACAGAGATTGTTTCAGCTAGTCTTGTTATTCCAACCATTGGCATAGGCGCAGGTGTAGAGGCTGATGGACAAGTGCTGGTGTATCATGACATGCTAAGCTACGGTTCGCACCATGTACCGAAATTTGTTCAACAATTTGCTGATATGGGCAAAGAAGCAAGCACGGGTATGATTCGTTACGTAGAAGAGGTGAAAGCGGGTACTTTCCCAGCTCCAAAGCATTTCTTCACAATGAAAGAGGAAGCGTTAGATCAGCTATATGGAGGCGTTAAATGA
- the panC gene encoding pantoate--beta-alanine ligase, with amino-acid sequence MKVVTTIQALAVEIQAAKQAQKTIGLVPTMGYLHEGHLTLAQTARAENDVVVMSIFVNPTQFGPNEDFESYPRDLPRDTALAESVGVDIVFAPSVDEMYPQDGGIRLHAGEQATILCGASRPGHFDGVLQVVSKLFHLTLPTRAYFGQKDAQQVAIIATMIRDFNFPLEMRIVPIVREQDGLAKSSRNVYLSASERQEAPAINEALQLARDSFLANGDADSALAKAKAHIHARTHGRIDYIELLAYPDLTPVTATTQQVLLATAVYIGKTRLIDNCIFTVKEGL; translated from the coding sequence ATGAAAGTCGTCACGACTATACAGGCATTAGCCGTAGAAATTCAAGCAGCTAAGCAGGCTCAAAAAACGATTGGACTTGTTCCAACGATGGGCTATTTACATGAAGGTCATTTAACATTAGCACAAACAGCTCGTGCAGAAAATGATGTCGTTGTGATGAGTATATTCGTCAATCCAACGCAATTTGGGCCAAATGAAGATTTTGAAAGTTATCCTCGTGATTTGCCAAGGGATACAGCATTAGCTGAATCTGTCGGTGTTGATATTGTGTTCGCGCCAAGTGTGGACGAAATGTATCCCCAAGATGGAGGCATTCGTCTACATGCAGGTGAGCAGGCCACGATTCTTTGTGGTGCGAGTCGCCCTGGTCATTTTGACGGTGTTTTACAGGTTGTCTCTAAATTATTCCATTTAACACTGCCAACACGGGCTTATTTCGGTCAAAAAGATGCACAGCAGGTTGCGATTATTGCGACGATGATACGTGATTTTAATTTCCCTTTAGAAATGCGCATTGTCCCAATTGTGCGTGAGCAGGACGGTTTAGCGAAATCTTCACGTAATGTCTATTTAAGTGCGTCAGAGCGACAAGAGGCTCCAGCGATCAATGAAGCATTACAATTGGCACGCGATAGCTTTTTAGCGAATGGTGATGCTGATAGCGCACTTGCAAAAGCAAAAGCTCATATTCATGCAAGAACACATGGACGAATTGATTATATAGAATTATTGGCATACCCCGATTTAACACCAGTGACAGCTACAACACAGCAAGTTCTGTTGGCAACAGCTGTTTATATAGGTAAGACACGCTTAATCGACAATTGTATTTTTACTGTGAAAGAGGGACTATAA
- the panD gene encoding aspartate 1-decarboxylase, whose amino-acid sequence MLRMMMNSKIHRATVTQADLNYVGSITIDEDILDAVGMLANEKVHVVNNNNGARFETYIIAGERGSGVICVNGAAARLVQRGDIVIIISYVYVDNQEAKDHQPTVAIMGEGNTIKEMIAHEPEATVM is encoded by the coding sequence ATGTTACGTATGATGATGAATAGTAAAATCCACCGTGCAACAGTGACACAGGCGGATTTAAACTACGTAGGCTCCATAACAATTGATGAAGATATTTTAGATGCAGTAGGTATGCTGGCAAACGAAAAAGTACATGTCGTTAATAATAATAATGGCGCTCGTTTTGAAACATATATTATTGCTGGTGAACGAGGTTCAGGTGTGATTTGTGTCAATGGCGCAGCAGCAAGACTTGTACAGCGTGGTGATATTGTCATCATTATTTCCTATGTGTATGTAGATAATCAGGAGGCTAAAGATCATCAACCAACTGTAGCCATCATGGGAGAGGGCAATACGATTAAGGAAATGATTGCACACGAACCAGAGGCAACAGTGATGTGA
- a CDS encoding 5'-nucleotidase C-terminal domain-containing protein — translation MENKRNKFLTVTAAALAVTAVAVVPASAASPFSDVKESHADFEGIATLYAAGIISGYPDGTFKPDTNVTRGQAAKMIAGALKLDTKEVEDPKFTDISASNPYYGSIAALVGLNVITGYGDNTFRPNQTITHGDLAKILASIPTLPELESAKNHEASEKVTRGQLATFIAEALTKSNPETPETPETPETPEDAFSLSILHVNDTHARANELPKLATAVKEQREAKKNVLTLHAGDAFNGTLYFNEFHGQADLALLNEIGFDAMVFGNHEFDLGASPEGHQALADFVKGAKFPFVDANTDFSADAKFTGLFTDLISSEPENGKIYSGIVKEIDGEKVGIFGLTTEETVDIASPDKVTFTNYIEEAKKAVAAFEGMGVNKIIALTHIGYNDNPNVDNDILLAKNVPGIDVIVGAHDHTKLDEPFVVDTNTVGEAKDATLIVQANEYVKYLGTLDVTFDGDGVVTEYGGELIDLGKVAEDETLVKLLAPYKAKVDEVNNKEIGVTLKEALANPRASETSLESVRSNETALGNIITDGMLAKAQKYTDKTVVMALQNGGGIREAIPAGNITVGQVITVLPFGNTLALMDATGAELKAAFEVSLKNAPKENGGFLHIAGAKLQYDSSKEVGSRVVSIEYLDKVTGKYVAIEDGKTYTVATNAYTAKGGDGLDMFAKAYEEGRVTDLGLSDWENLQEQLLSLKEVKTTSEGRIVDVAKKQ, via the coding sequence ATGGAAAATAAACGTAACAAATTTTTAACAGTTACTGCGGCAGCATTAGCTGTAACAGCGGTAGCGGTAGTACCAGCATCGGCAGCAAGTCCTTTTTCGGATGTAAAGGAAAGTCATGCAGATTTTGAAGGTATTGCTACACTTTATGCAGCAGGGATTATCAGTGGTTACCCAGATGGTACATTCAAACCAGATACAAATGTCACACGTGGACAAGCTGCAAAAATGATTGCAGGCGCATTAAAATTGGATACTAAAGAAGTAGAGGATCCAAAATTTACGGATATTAGTGCATCGAATCCTTATTATGGCTCGATTGCAGCGCTTGTAGGATTAAATGTCATTACAGGCTATGGAGATAATACTTTCCGTCCAAACCAAACTATTACACATGGTGATTTAGCAAAAATCTTAGCATCTATTCCAACATTACCAGAGCTAGAAAGTGCAAAAAATCATGAGGCTAGTGAAAAAGTTACACGTGGACAACTGGCAACATTCATTGCAGAAGCTCTAACAAAATCAAACCCAGAAACACCTGAAACACCAGAGACTCCAGAAACACCAGAAGATGCATTCTCATTATCGATTTTACACGTTAATGATACACATGCTCGTGCAAATGAATTACCTAAATTGGCGACAGCTGTAAAAGAACAAAGAGAAGCAAAGAAAAATGTTTTAACATTACACGCTGGCGATGCATTCAATGGTACATTATATTTCAATGAATTTCATGGACAAGCAGACCTAGCGCTATTAAATGAAATTGGCTTTGACGCAATGGTATTTGGTAACCATGAATTTGATTTAGGTGCCTCTCCTGAAGGTCATCAAGCATTAGCGGATTTTGTTAAAGGGGCTAAATTCCCATTTGTAGATGCTAATACTGATTTCTCAGCAGATGCTAAATTCACAGGTTTATTTACTGATTTAATTTCAAGTGAGCCTGAAAATGGTAAAATTTATTCTGGTATTGTAAAAGAAATTGATGGAGAAAAAGTAGGTATTTTCGGCTTAACGACTGAGGAAACGGTTGATATTGCTTCTCCTGATAAAGTAACATTTACAAATTATATTGAGGAAGCGAAAAAAGCAGTGGCAGCCTTTGAAGGAATGGGTGTCAACAAAATTATCGCTTTAACACATATTGGCTACAATGATAATCCGAATGTTGATAATGATATTTTACTAGCTAAAAATGTACCAGGCATTGATGTCATTGTTGGTGCACATGATCATACAAAATTAGACGAGCCATTTGTTGTTGATACAAATACAGTAGGTGAAGCAAAGGATGCTACATTAATTGTACAGGCCAATGAGTATGTAAAATACTTAGGTACGCTTGATGTAACATTTGATGGAGATGGTGTAGTTACTGAATATGGTGGCGAGTTAATCGACCTTGGTAAGGTAGCTGAAGACGAGACATTAGTGAAATTACTAGCACCTTATAAAGCAAAAGTAGATGAAGTGAACAACAAAGAAATCGGTGTAACACTAAAAGAAGCTTTAGCTAACCCACGTGCAAGTGAAACAAGTCTTGAAAGTGTGCGTAGTAATGAAACAGCCCTAGGTAATATCATTACAGACGGTATGCTAGCAAAGGCACAAAAATATACTGATAAAACGGTTGTAATGGCATTACAAAATGGCGGTGGTATTCGTGAAGCAATTCCAGCTGGGAATATTACAGTTGGTCAAGTAATTACAGTATTACCATTCGGTAACACTTTAGCATTAATGGATGCAACAGGTGCTGAGCTAAAAGCAGCATTTGAAGTGTCCTTGAAAAATGCACCTAAAGAAAATGGTGGCTTCTTACACATTGCTGGAGCGAAATTACAATATGATTCGTCAAAAGAAGTAGGCTCACGTGTTGTATCTATCGAATATTTAGATAAAGTAACAGGTAAATACGTTGCTATTGAAGATGGTAAAACTTACACAGTAGCTACAAATGCCTATACTGCTAAAGGTGGAGATGGCCTAGATATGTTTGCTAAAGCATATGAAGAAGGTCGTGTTACAGATTTAGGCTTATCTGATTGGGAAAACCTTCAAGAGCAATTACTATCACTTAAAGAAGTGAAAACAACATCAGAAGGTCGTATTGTTGATGTTGCAAAAAAACAATAA